The Henckelia pumila isolate YLH828 chromosome 2, ASM3356847v2, whole genome shotgun sequence genome includes a window with the following:
- the LOC140877395 gene encoding uncharacterized protein codes for MDTFKCHQNVVRDQPAGDKSALFRIDNIMKTEFETISYRLSNNFFYYITETDGPKLLLSLGVLLFQDENKICFIQRAHRGLDLRPSASGFLVREPTSTKRPRLENETLDEPLLGITCQYVSDPGIRIQILQFPIEQQDEVSIESVKFLAMQGCAFRGHDESIDSKYRGNYMELITLLGRMNPEIGIVLEKAAKNSKYTSPEIQREILKIIADTMRDKIREEIGESKFCILVDEAIDESNKEQMAIILRYVDQDGFIRERFFEVVHVENTSALTLKKEICNVFNQYNLLTKNLRRQGYDGTSNVGNGMDFRLYFLKILHMLIIFILKAIRKVEINDLIESGEIDTGTGANQDCSLTTRWSSHFNSVRRIIGLFGSVSILLQDLVEKDLNSNIQGEAKVLGVSDKLCQILQKNDIDILNAMNLVSTTRLNLQQIRDDGWEGFLWGVLNFCESNDIEVPNFDDCYTRGTKRSCQLKNNITVHDHYHFEIFNAVIDYQLMELNEIFPESTMELLTLSNALSSVDGFKSFSLFDICSLVDKFYFHDFNQEERDDLKRELDHYKFDVPRHAQFQNLDSLHHLCLALARTTKSVIYPMIDRLVRLVLTLSVSTTTTERAFLGMKLIKTQLRNKMKNDLLANTMVVYIERDIAFDIDTEFIINKFDVLKNRKIRLR; via the exons ATGGATACATTCAAATGCCACCAAAATGTTGTCCGTGATCAGCCTGCCGGGGATAAAAGCGCTTTGTTCCGGATCGATAATATCATGAAGACAGAGTTTGAGACGATTAGCTATCGTCTTAGTAACAATTTTTTCTACTACATTACAGAGACTGATGGGCCGAAACTCCTCCTCTCGCTCGGGGTTCTTCTTTTTCAGGATGAGAAtaagatatgtttcattcaACGAGCCCATAGAG gcttggaccttCGACCTAGTGCTTCTGGGTTTCTTGttagag AACCAACATCAACTAAAAGACCAAGACTTGAAAACGAGACTCTTGACGAACCACTTCTGGGTATTACTTGTCAATATGTTTCTGACCCTGGAATTCGCATCCAAATATTGCAATTTCCCATTGAACAACAAGATGAG GTGTCCATAGAAAGTGTGAAATTTCTTGCAATGCAAGGTTGTGCTTTTAGGGGTCACGATGAATCCATTGACTCTAAATATCGTGGAAATTATATGGAATTGATCACTTTGTTGGGAAGAATGAATCCGGAAATTGGTATTGTTCTAGAAAAAGCagctaaaaattcaaaatacacATCACCGGAAATTCAAAGAgagattttgaaaattattgcTGACACTATGAGAGATAAAATTCGTGAAGAAATTGGAGAATCCAAGTTTTGTATCCTTGTTGATGAAGCAATTGATGAATCAAATAAAGAACAAATGGCTATCATTTTGCGATATGTTGATCAAGATGGATTCATTAGAGAACGATTTTTTGAAGTCGTTCATGTTGAAAATACAAGTGCATTAACTTTGAAAAAAGAGATATGCAATGTATTCAACCAATACAATTTGTTGACTAAAAATCTGAGAAGGCAAGGCTATGATGGCACAAGTAACGTGGGGAATGGAATGGACTTCAGGCTTTATTTCTTAAAGATTCTCCACATGCTTATTATATTCATT TTGAAAGCTATCCGAAAAGTtgaaattaatgatttgataGAATCAGGAGAAATTGACACTGGTACTGGAGCTAATCAAGATTGTTCTTTGACTACTCGTTGGAGTTCACATTTCAACTCTGTTAGGAGAATCATTGGTTTGTTTGGTTCAGTGAGTATACTTCTTCAAGATCTTGTTGAGAAAGACCTCAATAGTAACATTCAAGGAGAGGCTAAAG TTTTGGGAGTATCAGATAAGTTGTGCCAGATATTACAGAAGAATGACATAGATATTTTGAATGCTATGAATTTGGTTTCTACTACTAGATTAAATCTTCAGCAGATCAGAGATGATGGATGGGAAGGATTTCTTTGGGGTGtgttgaatttttgtgaaagtaATGATATTGAGGTGCCAAACTTTGATGATTGCTACACACGAGGTACAAAACGTTCTTGTCAACTGAAAAACAATATAACAGTCCATGATCACTATCATTTTGAAATATTCAATGCAGTAATAGATTATCAGTTGATGGAATTGAATGAAATATTTCCAGAGAGCACAATGGAACTTCTTACTCTCAGTAATGCTTTGAGTTCGGTTGATGGATTCAAATCATTTTCTTTGTTTGACATTTGTTCTCTTGTTGATAAGTTTTACTTCCATGATTTCAATCAAGAAGAAAGAGATGATTTGAAGAGAGAGTTAGATCATTACAAGTTTGATGTACCGCGTCATGCACAGTTTCAGAATCTTGATTCTTTGCATCATTTGTGCCTAGCATTGGCCAGAACAACGAAGTCAGTTATCTATCCTATGATTGATAGGTTGGTTCGGTTGGTTTTGACTCTTTCAGTTTCTACAACAACTACAGAACGAGCATTTTTAGGGATGAAACTCATTAAGACGCAACTtcgaaataaaatgaaaaatgacCTTCTAGCCAATACCATGGTTGTTTATATAGAGAGGGATATTGCTTTTGATATTGATACAGAATTTATCATAAACAAGTTTGATGTATTGAAAAATCGCAAAATACGGCTCAGATAA
- the LOC140877396 gene encoding uncharacterized protein has translation MAVNMNKDYDRVEWTFLAAVMNCMGFSSYWILRIMDFLHNTQFMLIINGSPSGTFRPTRGLRQGCPLSLYLFLLCSQGLSSLLKCQVSAGNLNGIRCARNASIITHLFFADDTDEIMDGSRVDQVANHVKDPLEMPRGPITRGCSNKFK, from the coding sequence ATGGCTGTAAATATGAACAAAGACTATGATCGGGTAGAATGGACTTTTCTCGCAGCTGTCATGAATTGTATGGGCTTTTCAAGCTactggattttgagaattatggatTTCCTACACAATACTCAATTTATGCTAATTATTAATGGGAGTCCTTCTGGCACATTTCGTCCTACCCGGGGCCTCCGCCAAGGTTGTCCATTATCTCTTTATTTATTCCTTCTTTGTTCACAAGGTCTATCCTCACTTCTTAAGTGCCAAGTCAGTGCTGGTAATTTGAATGGTATACGGTGTGCTCGCAATGCTTCGATTATAACTCATCTATTTTTTGCTGACGACACTGATGAGATCATGGATGGCTCACGTGTTGATCAAGTTGCCAATCATGTTAAAGATCCATTAGAGATGCCGcgaggaccaattacgagagggTGTAGCAACAAGTTTAAATAA
- the LOC140877397 gene encoding uncharacterized protein — MCPQHNLTQSQQTQTFYNGADPSVRSMLDAAANGCLFRKTPAEAWEIIGNMAESNIGWPDVKKKKKAGVLEVDTLMALNAKIDALTHQVALMKIAPVNQAQGNMQQDQQLFEVEAVNFMSNQGRQTYNSNNNYSQNWQAKQEEKKPSFEEIMMKCVASTEARLQNQESILQKLEIQMGQIATQLSTHPVGVLPSNIEPNPRGVNAIMVVTRAQSEAPEQKTDKEKMIEGPKISEVKEDVRAKNSSTADALAQMPNYARFLKELLKNKKKLDDITQVTMNEEFSAVLNKKLPPKVQDPGSFSIPCQIGNFVILDMDDDGEVPMILGRPFLAASRALVDVERGELVLRLNDEQVIFKMLTSATESPILKSFSAIYLVDMIHDYNDECLQEKDGRRSSKSAVLKLEAEIFTLWRDVSCAIA, encoded by the exons atgtgtcctcagcataatctcaCACAAAGCCAACAAACCCAGACGTTCTATAATGGAGCagatccttcagtgcgttctatGCTAGATGCTGCTGCTAATGGATGCTTATTCAGGAAAACGCCAGCTGAAGCTTGGGAAATCATTGGCAACATGGCAGAGAGCaacattgggtggccggatgtgaagaaaaagaagaaagccGGTGTTCTAGAAGTCGATACTTTAATGGCCCTGAATGCGAAGATTGACGCGTTGACACAccaagtggcactcatgaaaaTAGCGCCGGTCAATCAAGCACAAGGGAATATGCAACAAGACCAGCAGTTATTTGAAGTTGAGGCTGTGAATTTTATGAGCAATCAAGGAAGGCAGACATACAACTCAAACAACAACTACAGTCAGAACTGGCAggccaagcaagaggagaaaaagccgagttttgaggagatcatgatgaaGTGCGTGGCGAGTACTGAGGCTCGCTTGCAGAATCAGGAGAGCATACTGCAGAAGCTGGAAATTCAGATGGGCCAGATTGCAACCCAACTGTCCACACATCCTGTTGGAGTTTTGCCGAGCAACATTGAACCAAATCCAAGAGGCGTGAATGCTATTATGGTCGTGACTCGAGCACAGTCTGAAGCACCTGAGCAGAAGACGGACAAAGAAAAGATGATAGAGGGGCCAAAAATTTCAGAAGTCAAGGAGGATGTGCGTGCTAAAAATTCCTCCAcggcag atgctttagctcagatgccgaattATGCAAGATTTCTGAAGGAATTGctgaaaaacaagaagaaattggaTGATATTACGCAAGTCACGATGAATGAGGAGTTCTCGGCGGTGTTGAACAAGAAGCTTCCACCAAAAGtgcaagatccagggagtttttctataccctgtcaaATTGGAA attttgttattcttgacatggatgacGATGGTGAGGTGCCTATGATTTTagggcgtccttttcttgctgctagtagagcGTTAGTTGATGTTGAGAGAGGAGAGTTAGTTTTGAGACTGAACGATGAGCAAGTTATATTTAAAATGTTAACGTCAgctactgagagcccaattttAAAATCTTTCTCTGCGATTTATTTGGTTGATATGATTCATGATTATAATGATGAATGTTTGCAG